The following coding sequences lie in one Vigna angularis mitochondrial DNA, complete sequence genomic window:
- the cob gene encoding apocytochrome b, producing MTIRNQRFSLLKEPISSTLNQHLIDYPTPSNLSYWWGFGSLAGICLVIQIVTGVFLAMHYTPHVDLAFNSVEHVMRDVEGGWLLRYMHANGASMFLIVVHLHIFRGLYHASYSSPREFVRCLGVVIFLLMIVTAFTGYVLPWGQMSFWGATVITSLASAIPVVGDTIVTWLWGGFSVDNATLNRFFSLHHLLPFLLVGASLIHLAALHQYGSNNPLGVHSEMDQISFYPYFYVKDLVGWVAFAIFFSIWIFYAPNVLGHPDNYIPANPMPTPPHIVPEWYFLPIHAILRSIPDKSGGVAAIAPVFICLLALPFFKSMYVRSSSFRPIHQGIFWLLLADRLLLGWIGCQPVEAPFVTIGQIPPFVFFLFFAITPIPGRVGRGIPNSYTTDETEM from the coding sequence ATGACTATAAGGAACCAACGATTCTCTCTTCTTAAAGAACCTATATCCTCCACACTTAATCAACATTTGATAGATTATCCAACCCCGAGCAATCTTAGTTATTGGTGGGGCTTCGGTTCGTTAGCTGGTATTTGTTTAGTCATTCAGATAGTGACTGGCGTTTTTTTAGCTATGCATTACACACCTCATGTGGATCTAGCTTTCAACAGCGTAGAACACGTTATGAGAGATGTTGAAGGGGGCTGGTTGCTCCGTTATATGCATGCTAATGGGGCAAGTATGTTTCTCATTGTGGTTCACCTTCATATTTTTCGTGGTCTATATCATGCGAGTTATAGCAGTCCTAGGGAATTTGTTCGGTGTCTCGGGGTTGTAATCTTCCTATTAATGATTGTGACAGCTTTTACAGGATACGTACTACCTTGGGGTCAGATGAGCTTTTGGGGAGCTACAGTAATTACAAGCTTAGCTAGCGCCATACCTGTAGTAGGAGATACCATAGTGACTTGGCTTTGGGGTGGTTTCTCCGTGGACAATGCCACCTTAAATCGTTTTTTTAGTCTTCATCATTTACTCCCCTTTCTTTTAGTAGGCGCCAGTCTTATTCATCTGGCCGCATTGCATCAATATGGATCAAATAATCCATTGGGTGTACATTCAGAGATGGATCAAATTTCTTTTTACCCTTATTTTTATGTAAAGGATCTAGTAGGTTGGGTAGCTTTTGCTATCTTTTTTTCCATTTGGATTTTTTATGCTCCTAATGTTTTGGGCCATCCCGACAATTATATACCTGCTAATCCGATGCCCACCCCGCCTCATATTGTGCCGGAATGGTATTTCCTACCGATCCATGCCATTCTTCGTAGTATACCTGACAAATCGGGAGGTGTAGCCGCAATAGCACCAGTTTTTATATGTCTGTTGGCTTTACCTTTTTTTAAAAGTATGTACGTGCGTAGTTCAAGTTTTCGCCCTATTCACCAAGGAATATTTTGGTTGCTTTTGGCGGATCGCTTACTACTAGGTTGGATCGGATGTCAACCTGTGGAGGCACCCTTTGTTACTATTGGACAAATTCCTCCTTTTGTTTTCTTCTTGTTCTTTGCCATAACGCCCATTCCGGGACGAGTTGGAAGAGGAATTCCTAATTCTTACACTACGGATGAGACTGAGATGTGA